A genomic window from Populus nigra chromosome 7, ddPopNigr1.1, whole genome shotgun sequence includes:
- the LOC133698443 gene encoding proline dehydrogenase 2, mitochondrial-like, translating to MAPKLLPPKQLQNLRFFITRSLHTSSSSSPSLSSSSISTAAAVSPLNLAEKPEPAFQKPLTAIQDHAKPSSILDFHDHQKLFSNLPTTKLLHASLNLYLASISPMVDFGMWVMNSRLMETDNILRAAMIKTVRHTFFEHFCAGEDVVEAGRCIKKVNESGLRGMLVFAVEYTGDNDACDQNLKGFLDTVQSAMSLPPSSVSSVVVKITAICPLSLLERVSDLLRWQQRYPSFNLPWKQNSFPLFSDSSPLYHTLKKPEPLTPQEEHDLQLGQERLWKLCEKSVQANIPLTVDAEKTAIQPAIDYLTYSAAIKYNKDDNPIVYGTIQAYLKDAKERLLLATKAADKMRVPMGFKVVRGAYMSSESKLASALGYDSPIHNSIQETHACYNDCASFMLEKIANSSDAVILATHNVESGRLAATKALDLGIRKGNPKLEFAQLYGMSDALSFGLSNAGFLVSKYMPYGPVEKVIPYLLRRAEENRGLLSTSSIDKELMRKELKRRLKAAIF from the exons ATGGCCCCAAAACTTCTGCCACCAAAACAACTCCAAAACCTACGTTTCTTTATCACAAGGTCTCTccacacctcctcctcctcctccccgtCCCTGTCCTCGTCCTCTATATCCACCGCCGCCGCAGTCTCCCCTCTAAACTTGGCTGAAAAACCTGAACCCGCTTTTCAAAAACCACTCACCGCCATTCAAGATCATGCAAAACCATCATCTATCCTAGACTTTCATGACCACCAAAAACTTTTCTCAAATTTGCCAACCACCAAACTCTTGCATGCATCTTTAAATCTTTACCTGGCTTCTATAAGTCCTATGGTTGATTTTGGGATGTGGGTTATGAACTCTAGGCTTATGGAGACAGATAATATTTTACGTGCTGCTATGATAAAGACCGTAAGGCATACGTTCTTTGAACATTTTTGTGCTGGAGAAGATGTTGTTGAGGCAGGAAGGTGTATTAAGAAAGTTAATGAATCTGGTTTAAGAGGGATGTTGGTTTTCGCTGTTGAATATACAGGTGATAATGATGCTTGTGATCAGAATTTGAAAGGGTTTCTTGATACTGTTCAATCTGCCATGTCTCTTCCTCCATCTTCT GTGAGCAGTGTGGTGGTAAAGATCACAGCAATTTGCCCCCTAAGCTTGTTAGAGAGAGTTAGTGATTTGTTAAGGTGGCAACAGAGATATCCTTCTTTCAACCTTCCATGGAAACAGAACAGTTTTCCACTTTTTTCTGATTCAAGCCCCTTGTATCATACTCTTAAAAAACCAGAACCATTAACCCCACAAGAAGAGCACGATCTCCAATTAGGCCAGGAGAGATTGTGGAAACTATGTGAAAAAAGTGTCCAGGCCAATATCCCATTAACGGTGGATGCAGAGAAAACAGCTATTCAACCTGCCATTGATTACTTGACATATTCGGCAGCGATCAAGTACAACAAAGATGATAATCCCATTGTGTATGGCACAATTCAAGCCTACTTGAAAGATGCAAAAGAGAGATTGTTACTTGCAACTAAAGCTGCTGACAAAATGAGAGTCCCTATGGGGTTTAAGGTAGTGAGGGGTGCTTACATGTCTAGTGAAAGTAAATTAGCCTCTGCATTAGGTTATGATTCTCCCATTCACAATAGTATTCAAGAGACACATGCTTGCTACAATGATTGTGCTTCGTTCATGCTTGAAAAGATCGCTAATAGCTCGGATGCAGTCATTCTTGCAACACATAATGTTGAATCAG GGAGATTGGCAGCAACGAAGGCACTAGACCTGGGGATTAGAAAGGGGAATCCAAAGCTTGAGTTTGCACAGCTATATGGAATGTCAGATGCACTTTCATTTGGTTTAAGCAATGCAGGTTTTCTAGTTAGCAAGTACATGCCATATGGACCTGTTGAGAAGGTTATCCCTTACCTTCTAAGGAGGGCTGAAGAGAATAGGGGACTATTATCTACTTCAAGCATTGACAAGGAACTCATGAG gaaggagttgaagagaagaCTTAAAGCTGCAATCTTCTGA
- the LOC133700076 gene encoding stress-induced protein KIN2-like, which produces MDSHSTGFQAGKAKGQAQEKTSQFMDKASHAAQSAMESCQETGQQIKAKAQGAAETVKSKVSANK; this is translated from the exons aTGGATTCTCACAGCACTGGTTTCCAAGCTGGCAAAGCCAAGGGCCAAGCTCAG GAAAAGACCAGCCAGTTCATGGACAAAGCTTCCCATGCTGCCCAGTCTGCCATGGAATCATGCCAAGAG ACTGGTCAGCAAATAAAGGCTAAAGCACAAGGAGCTGCTGAGACTGTTAAGAGCAAAGTTAGTGCAAACAAATGA
- the LOC133698461 gene encoding uncharacterized protein At1g32220, chloroplastic-like produces MKKTIISRLLHSQSPPFLKPHCYRDSSLFAARIGRFLSTGSEKVDGSSKLEEAEREEFTPPREKLLVLGGNGFVGSHICIEALAHGLNVSSLSRSGKSSLHDPWANDIVWHQGDLLSPDSLGNALNGVTSVISCVGGFGSNSYMYDINGTANINAIRAASEQGVKRFVYISAADFGLVNYLLKGYFAGKRSTETELLDKFQHGGAILRPGFIHGTRRVGSVHLPLSIIGAPLEMVLRHAKPLTRLPLIGPLFIPPVNVTSVAKVAVRAAVDPAFPSGVVDVYGIRQYSQQNPA; encoded by the exons ATGAAGAAGACCATCATTTCACGCTTGCTACATTCACAGTCTCCACCATTTCTTAAACCCCA TTGTTACCGAGACAGTTCACTGTTTGCAGCTAGAATTGGAAGATTCTTGTCTACAGGCTCTGAGAAGGTTGATGGATCATCAAAACTTGAAGAAGCAGAGAGAGAGGAATTTACACCTCCAAGAGAAAAG CTACTTGTTTTAGGTGGAAATGGATTTGTTGGGTCACATATATGCATAGAAGCTCTAGCCCATGGTTTGAACGTATCCAGCTTGAGCAG GTCGGGAAAATCTTCTCTACATGATCCTTGGGCTAACGACATTGTCTGGCATCAAG GAGATCTGCTTTCACCTGATTCACTAGGGAATGCACTGAATGGAGTGACCTCTGTG ATCTCATGTGTTGGAGGTTTTGGCTCAAACTCTTACATGTATGACATCAATGGAACTGCAAATATAAATGCTATTAGAGCTGCCTCAGAACAAG GTGTCAAAAGATTTGTATATATCTCTGCTGCCGACTTTGGTCTGGTGAATTATTTACTAAAAGGATATTTTGCTGGAAAG AGATCAACAGAAACCGAACTACTGGATAAATTCCAGCATGGAG gTGCAATACTTAGGCCAGGTTTCATACATGGTACTCGCAGGGTTGGGAGTGTTCATTTACCTTTAAGTATCATCGGGGCTCCACTGGAGATG GTCCTCCGACATGCTAAACCACTGACCCGACTCCCACTCATTGGTCCTCTATTTATACCCCCTGTAAACGTCACTTCAGTGGCAAAGGTTGCTGTAAGAGCTGCAGTTGACCCAGCATTCCCTTCTGGCGTTGTTGATGTGTATGGTATACGACAATATAGCCAACAAAACCCCGCTTAG